The window CGGAAGTACCTGACCTTGGTATAGTCGTACGTACTTCTGGAGATGTTAATCAATATAGAATCATAGTTCATTGGTATTAAATAGCGAGTGGATTGAAGACTTCAAGATGATTGGTGTCGGAGAATCTTGATCGAATGCTCTCAAGCCGGCAATCCTGTACATGTATCATTATCTTTGGTGGCTCTCCACCAGCCCCTGGTTCTGACCACATCACTCGTGTGTGTTTGGTCCTCATAAATTATTCTCTTTCATTATTAAATATCAATCGATCTGTGGAATTTCCGTTAAATTTCCCCGGACACGATTACATAAATGACGTCAGTCCGGAAGTGGGAGCTTGGGATCAAAAGTCTCCGACACGGAGAGATGGCTTTCCGCTCAACATGTCGGCCACCTTTACCAGCCTTGCATTAATAATGAATCCGCTCGACAAATCTGTTCATTCCTACCGTAGTGATTGGGACTGGCCAAGAGGTGGGAAAGAAAACATTATATGAGTTTCCTTGGAGCAGCATTTTCTGCTCATTAATTTATTTCCTATTCAAAAACTATCAAGCCCCTGATATTATCTACTTTCCTATCGAATTGAAATGACATCCAATGTGCAGAACCGGATTATCGTTGTACTCGGGTCTACAGGACACCAAGGAAAAGGCGTAGTGAGTTCACTTTTAAGTGATCGTGCGCGGGAACGGTGGAACGTTCGCGCTGTCACCAGGGATATCAACTCCGTCTCCGCTCAACGTCTTTTGAATGATTTTCAAACCCCCGACCACCGTCTGAGCCTCTTTACCGGAGACATCTTTGATGTGGAAAGCCTTCAGGTCGCTTTTTACGGGGCTTATGGCGTGTTTGCGGTGACGAGCGAAACCAATTCAAGAACAATTGAAAACGAGGATGACTTgaagcaggagctggaaaGCGGGAAGAACATTATCTCTGCCGCGAGGACCTGTCGCATTCAGCACTTTGTTCTAAGTAGCTTGCCAGACATGAAACGAGCGACTTCAAGTCGCTTTGACAAGCTTTTCCACATGGATCATAAGTTTATCATTGAGCAGTTGGCAAAGCAAGAGCTGTCTGCGGTCACTTGCCTTCTTCCTGGTGAGCCTCCCTTCTGACCCCGAGCGTCCGTGTGAACTTGCAACCAATCATTCTTAaaggtctcttcttcaccaaTCTGGATCGTCCACAGTATTGCCGCAGAGAAGGTCAGTTTTGAAGCGATTTCCCCATGGAGAATCATTCTTACTGTTGCAGCAAATGGGGTCGTTCGTTTTTGTACCCCGATTCCGCCGACAAAATTAGTAGAATGGGTTGATCCTGTTTACGATATGGGTGTTTTCGCCGCAGGTAAGTTGTGATATCGATTCTTTGTAGTCATTTCCGCCAAGGAAGACCTGGTGTGATGTCCATCTCCTTGCAATAGGAGACTAGAGAGAAGTGACACGTGATTCATGAGAAGTACAAAACTGATAAAATCTCTCGCAGAGGTATTTGGTTTAGGCATTGAGAAAACAAGGAACAAAAATTATGTCGTCTGCAGTCCGAAATTACGGATGGACGAATTTGCATCCACCTTTACACGGGTCACTGGCCAGCCAGCAATTTATTCCCCAATTTCGATGGATGAGTGGGCGGATTTGGCTTCTAAACCGGTAGGAAATGGGTTCAAAGAGGATATTCGCCAAATGATGGAATGGATCTCGATAGCGCCAGAGGACAGGATTTGCTATGGAGCTCTTGCTCCTGCCGAAGACTCTTCTTGGGAAGATCTCCACCTACGAGCTAGTTCCTTCGAAGACTGGTTAAGACGTTCTGGTTGGAGAGGACCTCCAGAGGGAAATCTGTGATTTGCCTTGAGAATGCTCATGTCTGCGACTGCAACATAATACAACTGGTCGAGCCAAATCTCGATGCCAGTTTTGATCCTACAAAGCGATCTGATCGCCTGGCCGTCATTGACAACGATGAACGGAATGTTATGATTGCTGGCATATTTGACTTGAGTAGATTAGTGCTGCTACAAATCGTAATCTCAAGCGTTGTCTACTCGGAGCACAGCTAATTGGAGCGTCACTTTCCTACTCAGCCCCTCTTCGAAACACGCTGGAATATTGGCGTACGTTATGGATTGAGCCGGAGCACTAACACCGCTCGACATCACTAGTGGTAACCAGAGCATGCCTCAGCCTTGATCCGTGAGGAGTTTATAGTTTGAGGTCATGTGACCCTGCCCGATCCATCCGTGTCCCACCATCCCTCGTACAACccgccttgatcttcagTTACTTGGAGCTCTAGGCAATCAGCACTACAGCGCAATGGTCGATATAAGATGATGGCGTCCACTCCGGCAATGTTCACGGCCTCGCGGACCCAGACGATAACCTACCTGCTAGCCGTCTGCCCGTTCTCCATCGCTTTCCTCGTATTCGTCAACTCATCCGTCTCCTTCGTGGTGACTGATCTAATTGGCATccatgatggcgagggagacgCAGTGGGCACGCTAGGGTTCGCGGATGAATTGCTTGCGCTGGTCGCCTGTCCGCTTTGGGGCGTTCTCTCCGATCGTATCGGTGTTCGTCATGTAAGCTTCCCAATTCGATCAACAAAACCCACATTGGCTGATGATAGATGCATAGGTCTGCACGGCTGGTTATTTTATTATAGCACTCTCGCTGGTTCTCTTTGTGCAGGCCACGAATGTTTATCCGCAGCTTCTGCTGGGAAGATTACTCTTTAGTGTCGGAGGCTCTGCGGTGTCAACGATGGTGACCGCAGTCCTGCCTGCAGTCACTGGAAAATCGCTCAGATCTGAAGCGTATAGAGCTTCGATGTCTTCTGATTTAACCGTTGCGCCAAACCAGACCAATCCCGAACAAAGTGACTCCAATGCCTCCCCGTCGTCTCCATCTGCCCGGTTGTCTGGGTTTGTCGGCATGTTTGCCGGCTGTGGTGCTCTCGTGTCTCTGGCGGCatttctccctcttccagctcgaTTCGAGGAACTGGGTCTCTCGCCATCACAGGCTATTCAGCTCAGTTACTACTTGGTCGCTCTTGTGGCCCTTGTAATCAGTCTCAGCTGTTTCATCGGTCTTCGAGGTCTCCCTGGGGAGGACGGAAAGGGCTGGAGCGTTTTGTGGAAGACATCACAACAGCCATCCTCATCAGAAGATGATCAATTTGCGAATGGACCGACCCGGCTCCCGTACTGGAAGCAGTTGACGACTGCGCTTTTCTTGGGATTCCGAAATCGCAGTATCGCCCTTGGCTACATTGGAGGGTTTGTCGCCCGAGCATCCTCTGTGGGCATTTCCCTGTTCATTCCTCTGGCCGTCAATCACTACTTCCGAGCATCAGGTTTATGTGACGAGCAACATGAACCGGCTCCTGGTTCAGGATTGGGAGATATCAAAAGACTCTGTCCGCGTGCATACATCCTCGCTTCGATTCTGACCGGCGCATCTCAATTGGTCGCGTTGATCGCAGCACCTTTGTTTGGATTCTTAACCGAAAGGTCCCGACGCTACAATTTCCCGCTTCTCTTTGCCGCTCTGGTGGGTGTGGTGGGCTACCTGGTCTTTGCGATGCTTCCAAGCCCTCAGTACAAGGGCCCCGACGGCAATGCAGGCGTGTTCGTGGTGATGGCCCTGATCGGGATCAGCCAGATTGGGGCCATTGTTTGCAGTCTAGCCGTGCTCAGCAATGGCATTCTTCGTGTCAGCATTGACGACGAGATGTTGCGCAAGATTTTCGCCCGGTCAGATGATGACGGTTCTCCAGAGCCCAACGAGAACCAGCCTCTGGTTTCGGGCTCTGTAGACCAGCAATTGCAGCAATTGGAGCACCTGTCCAACCTGAAGGGATCCATCGCGGGGGTCTATTCGCTGTATGGAGGGGCAGGAATCCTGCTGCTCACCAAACTGGGCGGGCTACTGTTTGATGTCTGGTCGTCGGGCACCCCGTTCTACATTATGGCGGGGTTCAACGGGATCCTGCTCCTGACAGGCATCGTATGCGGCGTGATGAATCATTTTTGGTGAACTGGTTGACCCTTGGCGAATTGAAAGATTATTATGATTTGTACTCCGGAGTTAGCGTTCCCATCCCTAGTCAATATTGTCAACAAAATATCACTAGTTAACCATATCGACATGAATTTTCCGATGACGAATCCTGGCCCCGCAATCACTGAACGACTACGATTACGAGGCGCCCTGACTAGTCCCAACTCGGGATCGGGTGGCTCACTACGGGTCCCGTTTAATTTCCCCTGACCCGTTCCTGACAACAACAAACACAGGGGTTTCTGAGACGAACGGCAACAAATTGCCCCCCACCAATCCTTTACGAACTATATCACATACTACTAGCTAAATTTCTAAAGCCACCGCATggacaaaaaaagaagaatcatGATCCTGGCGCGCGTTCTGTGTGTCGATCCAGCCTCAGGATCTGCGCAAAAGGGGCCTCATCGCTAGCCCCATCGCCCATCAACCCACGACTATCCCTGCTCGGGGATAGTCTGGTGCCCCTTTTCCTCCAGTGGGCGCTAAATCCCAACTCGAACTGCACATCCCCTCCTCCATGATCAGCGCGGCCCTGTGCCTGGACCATCCACCTTGCCCCTGCGCCAATCACTAGGCCGAGTTGGCCAGGAACCGGATCCTGACCAGGGCTCACGCCAAGCTCATTTCGCTTGGGCTAATTA of the Penicillium psychrofluorescens genome assembly, chromosome: 1 genome contains:
- a CDS encoding uncharacterized protein (ID:PFLUO_002037-T1.cds;~source:funannotate), which translates into the protein MSSDLTVAPNQTNPEQSDSNASPSSPSARLSGFVGMFAGCGALVSLAAFLPLPARFEELGLSPSQAIQLSYYLVALVALVISLSCFIGLRGLPGEDGKGWSVLWKTSQQPSSSEDDQFANGPTRLPYWKQLTTALFLGFRNRSIALGYIGGFVARASSVGISLFIPLAVNHYFRASGLCDEQHEPAPGSGLGDIKRLCPRAYILASILTGASQLVALIAAPLFGFLTERSRRYNFPLLFAALVGVVGYLVFAMLPSPQYKGPDGNAGVFVVMALIGISQIGAIVCSLAVLSNGILRVSIDDEMLRKIFARSDDDGSPEPNENQPLVSGSVDQQLQQLEHLSNLKGSIAGVYSLYGGAGILLLTKLGGLLFDVWSSGTPFYIMAGFNGILLLTGIVCGVMNHFW